A single Lycorma delicatula isolate Av1 chromosome 12, ASM4794821v1, whole genome shotgun sequence DNA region contains:
- the LOC142332818 gene encoding uncharacterized protein LOC142332818, which translates to MDAPIGNSFFDEDPLLSSIKIEIKHETEQTEYLFVPVAMTEDELTISKQSIDLPFGNSYLDEDQLSSIIKKEIQHETEQIEYLFVPVAMTDDKLTTSRQSMDTPTGNSVLDEDPLSSIIKNKIMHETEQTEYLFVTDVTTYDELILFKQEECSTSAGNTVVPTVTEPELKVEKLKGQTHL; encoded by the exons ATGGATGCACCAATtggtaattcattttttgatgaagatccattattgtccagtattaaaatagaaatcaagcatgaaacagagcaaacagaatatttgtttgtacctGTCGCCATGACAGAAGATGAACTGACAATATCtaaacaa agtatAGATTTACCATTTGGTAATTCATATTTGGATGAAGATCAATTATCctccattattaaaaaagaaatccagCATGAAACAGAACaaatagaatatttgtttgtacctGTTGCCATGACAGATGATAAACTcacaacatctagacaa AGTATGGATACACCAACTGGTAATTCAGTTTtggatgaagatccattatcctccattataaaaaataaaattatgcatgaaacagagcaaacagaatatttgtttgtaactgATGTAACGACTTATGAtgaattgatattatttaaacaa GAAGAATGTAGTACTTCTGCTGGTAATACTGTGGTCCCAACTGTCACAGAACCAGAGCTGAAAGTAGAAAAACTGAAAGGACAGACTCACCTGTAA